A stretch of the Ananas comosus cultivar F153 linkage group 14, ASM154086v1, whole genome shotgun sequence genome encodes the following:
- the LOC109720495 gene encoding NAC domain-containing protein 100-like: MEDAAVVNMREECMDLPPGFRFHPTDEEIITHYLSPKVVNPSFGARAMGEVDLNKCEPWDLPSKAKMGDQKEWYFFCQKGRKYPTGMRANRATGAGYWKATGKDKEIHRGKGATAALVGMKKTLVFYKGRAPRGEKTNWVMHEYRLEGPLFYYSNLPKSSKDEWVVCKVFHKSVGIKRSPVHGLESTNSLGDDHLLDSTMVSPLRDSFNYNPTSSYIDNKSFEFKAIPTSSSLTPSYFNTATAMENTPHGINYQANYGSPTYSPSSLIYPPIHRSGSFFSFPGLIDMSHLHHEEATERQWKAEQHANQPMVSTSRDTGLSTDHNTEISSVISKHYDDLDAPSSSEPVIDIDNIWKY; the protein is encoded by the exons ATGGAGGATGCTGCAGTGGTGAACATGAGGGAGGAGTGCATGGATTTGCCCCCAGGGTTCAGATTCCACCCCACAGATGAGGAGATCATCACCCACTACCTCTCTCCAAAGGTTGTGAACCCTAGCTTTGGTGCAAGAGCCATGGGAGAGGTGGATTTGAACAAGTGTGAGCCATGGGATCTCCCAA GCAAGGCCAAGATGGGTGATCAGAAGGAATGGTACTTTTTCTGCCAGAAGGGGAGGAAATACCCAACAGGGATGAGGGCCAACAGGGCCACAGGAGCTGGGTATTGGAAAGCCACAGGGAAGGACAAGGAGATCCACAGAGGAAAAGGAGCTACTGCTGCTCTTGTGGGCATGaagaaaaccctagttttctacAAGGGGAGAGCTCCCAGGGGAGAGAAAACCAACTGGGTCATGCATGAATACAGGCTTGAAGGACCTCTCTTTTATTACTCCAACCTCCCCAAATCTTCAAAG GATGAGTGGGTTGTGTGCAAGGTTTTCCACAAAAGCGTAGGAATCAAGAGAAGCCCAGTGCATGGACTTGAAAGTACCAACTCTTTGGGAGATGATCATTTGCTTGACTCCACTATGGTATCACCTCTGAGGGATTCATTCAACTACAACCCTACTTCAAGCTACATCGATAACAAGAGCTTCGAGTTCAAAGCAATTCCCACAAGCTCTTCGTTGACGCCTTCGTACTTCAACACCGCAACGGCTATGGAGAATACACCACATGGCATCAACTATCAAGCGAACTACGGAAGCCCGACTTACAGTCCATCATCATTGATCTACCCTCCGATTCATCGGTCGggctctttcttctccttccctggATTGATCGACATGAGCCACTTACACCACGAGGAAGCCACGGAGAGGCAGTGGAAGGCAGAGCAGCACGCGAACCAGCCGATGGTTAGCACATCGAGAGACACAGGATTGAGCACCGATCACAACACCGAGATCTCTTCAGTGATCTCGAAGCACTACGATGATCTTGATGCCCCTTCTTCTTCTGAGCCTGTTATCGATATCGATAACATTTGGAAATACTGA